From the genome of Candidatus Defluviilinea proxima:
CCCCGGCGCATGACCCAATATCCGCGCCAGATGCTACAGCCACGTCCATCGCGCTCACCTTGTATGAAATGAGTTCAGGGACTCCCGTTGCTTTTACATCAACCGAGAAACCGCTTACCATATGGAACGATATTCCCATCATGCCACAGGCAATCGCGGGACAAAGAGCCGATCCGGATCGTTATTCCTTCAATGTCCCTGTAGATTCAGGCACGATCGAAACATTCTACAGCGACACGCTGAAATCGCTGGGCTGGGAACTTGTAGACCATCCATGGCTGGGTATGGAGTTCATGAAAGATAAACAGATTCTATTGGTCACGTACGCACCCAACTCAAACCTGCAAAGTTGGATCGTGACCCTCGTTCTTGTTCGATAGATCGATCACTCTTCAATCAGTTCTCTGGAAAACTCCAAGCCACGTGATGCATGCGTAAGACAGGCAGCTGTACGTATGGCCTAAAAAATCATCACAGGCACTTGATATAATCAGGGAACAGATTTCGTTTGACAAATAATTTCAAAGAAGCGAGGGCGCCATGGCAAATGAAATAGTCCAAGTTGTAACAGACCATTATCAAAAAACTTTCGAACTCACCTATGAAACATGGAAGGAAAGGAATAGGCTGTTCGTCTATTTGGTGCTCACTACGAGTGTCGGGCTCCTTTTCCTGCTCCGTGTCCCTGAATTCGATAAATTACTGGTCGAGGCCATCGCCAGCATTCTGAAGATCGGTGATTCGGCTCGCGTCACACAGCTCTATACCAACTTCCCGTTTGATGTGTTGCTTAGCGCTGTCCTTGTCATCATTTTCTACCTGATGCAGAAACTCTACGCCACAAATCTATCCGTGTTTCGCTATTACCAGTATCTAGGCGCTGTCGAAGACGAGATCCGTAAATCATTGAGCTTGACCGACGACAGTGTTGCTTTTACCCGCGAGGGAAAATTTTATTGGGGTGGCCGGACAGTCGCACAGAATATCTCCAAGTGGCTGTACGTTTTAGTGCTTTTGATCACCCTGTTGCCATTTTCCGTGCTCAAGATCGCAGGTGATATCGGATCAAAGAGTAACATTCTTATCGTTGTAGATATTGCTGTTTCTCTGATGACGTTTATATTTCTATTTGAATATACCCGCTCGGCACTACGGCTGGATACTCAAAAAGCCCCACTTGAAGATCCACAGGCAGGGAATGACACAAAGACGGGACAAGTCGCCATCAGTGATGGAAAGAAAACAGGCAGGAAGAAATAATCCACCACACACCTCTCGCAATGAGAGGTGTGTTTGCTTTCATTCAACGAAACACAATTACAGTCACAGAGTTAACTATAAAAACCTGGAGGTGCTTTCATGAAAATCATTCGTACATTCATATTCATTGGCGGTCTTGTCATCCTGATATTGGGGTTGGGCTTCATCTTTCGCGATCCAACAGCACTTAGCGTCTGGCCCTGGCAGGATGGGCGTTACTCCTATATCTTTATTGGTTCCATTTTGGCGGCGGTCAGTGCCGCAGCTATCTGGATCGGCTGGACAGGCGAACTGGCCGCACTCCCAGCCGGTTCGTTGAATGTCTTTGTCATTGCATTCACGAGCTCCATTTATTTCTTTCGCCTTGTCACACAAGGCCGTGCCGATATGCTCATCTTCGGTATCGCATCCATCTTCATGGCAATTGTCAGTGGCGTGGCTTTCTTTTGGAGTCGCGGCTTGTCTCTTACCGATGAGCGTCCCACACCAACAGTCGTCCGTGTTTCATTTGGGATTTTCATCACCGCACTCTTTTTCGCCGGTGGAGCTTTGGTTCTGCATCAACAGATCTTCCCCTGGGATTTGAACCCCGATTCATCCGTCATTTTTGGCTGTATCTTCCTCGGTGATGCTTTTTACTTCATCTATGCTTTGCTCCGTCCACGTTGGGGAAATGCAGTCGGCCAACTGTTGAGTTTCCTCGCTTATGACTTGGTGCTTATCGTCCCGTTCGTCTTTTTGTTCAATACAGTCAACCCCGAGCGCATGCTCAATCTGATCGTCTACATTGCCGTGCTGGTATATAGTGCCGGCCTCGCCGTGTATTATTTATTTATCAACACACAAACACGGCTTGGCTCATGAATAGCGTGAATCAAAACAGGACTGGCAAATTTGCCAGTCCTGTTTTGATTCGTATCGGGTATTTTATATCTTCCGATGTTCCACTACACGGAGTTTGAACTTCGGGTCTGGCCCGGGGATGGGCATGAGTTTGGTCTTGATCTCGTAATCGGGCGTTTCCAATTCCAATTTGACGGCACGCAGTAAGGCACCTACGGTCACCATCAATTGCACTTCAGCTACGCCTGCGCCAAGGCATGTATGCGGACCTAATGTATACGGCGCGAAGACGCCTTGTCCCTGTTTGTGTTCTCTGCGTGGTTCAATGTAGCGGGTAATGTCGAACTTCCAAGGTTCAGGGAAGAACTCTGGCAGGTAATGTGTGAGACCGTTGACAATGATGATCTCCTGTCCAGCCTCCACATGATGCCCGGCAAAGTCAAAGGGTTGACTCACTCCTCTCGGAGTGAATGGAGCTACCGGGTAGCGACGAAGCGTCTCTATTGTGGCGGCGTATAAGGCCTGTAGTTTGGGAAGATCCTGATAGGGAGGAATGCCGTCAGCGAAGTGTTCATCCACTTCTTTTTGGATCGCTTCATACACTTCGGGATGTTTGATGATCGCATACACCATGAAGCCCATCGTGTTGGCAACAGTATCCATGCCCGCAAAGAACGGACCGATCGTAGCGGCCAGCAGATCATCTTCGGTGAGTGGGTTACCTTTCCAATCCACAGCAGCCAGCAGATCATCCACGAGGTCAGGGGCTTCGGGGTTCGGCGATTGGCGATGTTCCTCGAGCACTTGCCTTGCGAATTCTGTTACTTTTTTACGCGCGTTCAAATAACGCGGTAGAGAAAGCATGAGACGCGGCTGGCGCTTGATGGCAAGTACGTTGAGCAGAGTGCCCAGGTAAATGCGAATGGCTTCGAAGTGTTCACTGGAAGAATGACGGGTGAGCGCTGTACCTAATTGCTCAGTGACAAGACGTTGGAATGCATCGCGTGCAAAGATGGTTTTGCCGGGCGTCCATGAGTGGGCGGCCTGATAGGTGAGGCTTGCCATGTTGTTGAGGTGCGGAGCAAGTCCGCTTTTGGAATAGCCGCGTTGCATCACCTTGCGCATATGACGATGCGGAGCGCCATCGATCGCCACCATGAAATTGGCTGAACCCATCTGTTGAGCAAATTCACCGAACAGCGGTTCGCTCGAAAAGATCTCATCCTTATCCTGTGAAAAGAAACGATTCGCTTCGAGGCCCGCGATCACTACATATTTTTGATTGGCGGCCGTGATGCGAAAGATCGGCCCGTACTTGTGATAACAATCAAGGAAAAACTCCATCGGGCGATTGAGGAAATCGAGCGCACTGCCCAATAGCGGCAGGCCTGGCACCAATGGAGGCGGGGGTAATTGCGTGTTCGCTTGTAAAGTATCCAGTGTGGTCATTTTGCTCCCTTTATAAGATCATCGTTTATCAAACTCGTTTTAGATAAAGAACTACTTTTGATTCATGATCTGCGCCAGCGCGTTTTTGAATACTTCATACGGCTGTGCGCCCACCAGTGCATACCGGTCATTGATCACATACGTTGGCACGCCGGAGACTCCGACCTGATGTGCCCATTGTACCTGTTCCTTCACCGGCTCTGTATATTTCCCACTTTCCACATCCCTTTGCATCGCTTCGCCATCGAGACCTGCTTCCTGTGCCGCGCTTCGAAGGACATCCCACTGGTTGGGGTCTTTTCCTTCCACATAGACAAGGCGAAATACGATCTTGTGGAACTCATTCGCTTTGCCTTGCTCTCTCGCATATTCAGTTGCTTCGTGTGCGAGGCGCGTATTATAAATTCGATCTGTGGATCGGAAGCCCATACCATAAGCACGTGCGATAGAAGCCAGTCGCTCCTCTGAACCGTTCGCCCGCGCCTGCTGAATATAGCTGGGGAGTTCCAGTCCTTCCGGCGGTGTATCGGGGCGTAAATAGAAAGGACGCCACTCTACATCCACATTATATTCTTCTTTCAACCTCTCGACCACACCCTGGCCGACATAGCACCATGGTCATATATAGTCAGAGAAAATGGTTAATTTGAAATCCATACATGTCCTTAATAGTTGACAGTCACTTTTGCGAAGCACTCCACAAGCAGAGCGCAGGGAGCAAAGTGACTGTCAACTTGTGTTCGATAAATTTATAAAAGCTAGACATCCGTCATTCAATAATTCTTACGTATGGGGGATTGAGCCAGCCTCATAAAGTGTGGAAAATCTGATATCCCAATTCAAGGAGAACTTTTATGTCTCGTCGTCTTTTCCCTGTTCTATCCATTATTGCATTGATCGTATCTTCATTGGCATGTAGTCTTCCGGGCAATTCCGTTTCCTCGGCGGCCCCTGCACCAACTGATTCATCTGCAGTCACTTCGTCGCCATCAGACTCAGCAACGGCTACAGAACCGCCAGCACCAGCCGTAAGTGAATCCGGAAGCGGCGCTTGTGCAAATCCCTTTTATCCCATAGCCGTTGGCGTATCGTGGTCTTACTCATTCTCAGGTGCGGCGCCCGGCAACTTCACTCGCTCCATCATCGCCGTCAATGCAGATGGGTTCACCGATCAGGATGCGTTCGATAATGGCGTCACACGCACCGGCGATTGGAAGTGTGATGCAGGCGCGTTGATCGCACTCCAACCGGATGGCGGTCAGAGCGGGACAAGCAATGTAGAATCAAGCAACGTGAGCGTGTCTTTTCAAACCACGGAAATGAGCGGCGTCACAATGCCCGCAACACTTAACCCCGGCGAAACCTGGACGCAAAACTTCATACTCGAGGGAATCGAAACCATCAACGGACAGGAAATCCCGGCCAAAAATGAGACGGCACACTCCTGCACAGTGGGCAACACCGAGTCTGTGACCGTGCCTGCAGGGACTTTCGATGCCGTCCATGTGGATTGCACCACCGATATGAAGATCACCATCACGCTCAATGGCTCAGAGGTTCCCACAGCCATAACCAGCACATCCACAGTGTGGTACGCATCGGGAGTAGGGATGATAAAAACAGATAGTCAGGTCAACGGCGCAACAAGCGTCATTGAGTTGACAGCCTACACAATTCCATAAAGGCCGCATGTTTGGCTTTCCTTATGCTACAATGCAAACCATCGTTCAGTAAAATTTATCATTATCAAGAGGAGAAACCATGGATCCTACAGCTTTAATCGGTTTGGGTGCTTCAGGCTTCACGATCGCGATCATTTGTATCAGTGTTCTCTGTATGCTAGTCACCACGGCCGCGGCCGTCGCAATTCCTATTTATTTAATGCGTAAGAATCAACAGAGAGCAGAAAACCTGATGGCAAGGGGCACGCAGGGCGAAGCGACCATCCTTGCACTTCAAGATACAGGTATGTTCATCAATAACAATCCGCAGGTCAAGATCACGTTGGAAGTCCGCATGCCGATGTATCCTGTTTATCAAGTTACAAAGACCATGACCATTCCGCTTATCAGACTGGCACAGGTGCAAACGGGTGCCGTGGTTCAAGTGATGGTGGATATGTCTGACCCGACCAACCCTGAAAAAGTAGGATTACTTTTAAAGTAAAAAGAAATCCGCCTTATCGGCGGATTTTTATTAGACTCCAAGAAGGCTTCTGATCATGCGTGCAAAGTTCCCTGTCACAGTACACTTGTTTTTCTTTCGGGAAAAACAAATTTTGTTGTTGCGTCGCTTCAACACAGGCTATTGCGATGGTGAATACAGCGTCCCTGCGGGGCATTTGGATGGCGGTGAAACTGTCAGTGGCGCGGCGGCTCGTGAGGCAGAGGAAGAGATCGGGGTCCGTATTGAGGCGGGCGATCTTCGCTTCTCCTCCGTTATGCATCGCATCGAAGGCGATGAACGTGTGGACTTTTTTGTCCAAGTCCAAAAGTGGAGCGGAGAGCCGTTCAATGCTGAGCCTGATAAATGCGACGAACTGCGTTGGGTGGATATGAACTCATTGCCCGAGAATACAATCCCCTATGTGCGGCGCGCAATTGAGAATTATTTGAATGGTGTTACGTTCAATGAGTTTGGATGGCAATGATGGGACATTTACTTTTAGAAGGCGGCGCGGAATTTGGCAGGCGGATGCGTGACCCTGATCTGCGCGCCATCGAACTGGCGGGCGGATTCGACGTTCCGCTTCGCATCATCCCGACGGCTGCTGCGCCAGATCATAACTACGACAACGCTGGAGGTATTGGCACGCGCTGGTTTAGGGGTCTCGGCGTCAGGGATGTGGCCTCCCTCAAGATCATAGACAAGCCGAGCGCAAACAATGAAGAGTTCGCAAGTTCTTTGCGCTCGGCAAAAATGATCTACATGCTCGGGGGCTTCACTCATTATCTCGGTCAAACACTCAAAGACAGCATCACATGGAAGGCTTCGCTTGATGCTTACAAAAACGGAGCCGTCATCGCAGGCTCAAGCGCGGGTGCGATGGTGATGTGTCAGTTCTATTATGACCCCAGTTCAGGGACAGTTGTAGAAGGGTTGAATCTCATTCCCAATGCACTCGTCCTGCCGCATCACGATACTTTTGGTAAACGCTGGGCGCCCAAACTTATGCAAGAAATCCCAAATGTGACCTTGATCGGCGTCGACGAACAGACCGGCATGTTGGATGATGGCCCAAACAACACATGGACAGTTCACGGGCGCGGCGGAGTGACACTGTATAGAAATGGTCACACAGAAACACACAAAGCGGGGAAAGCGTTTTCGATCTAGTGTAGGTGACAGTCACTTCAAAAGTGACTGTCACCTTTATAATTAGCCATTATGTTCGATATCTCAAACGCACGCTTTACCTTTTTAGACTTGGAGACCACCGGTCTCTCGCCGTGGTTCGGCGACCGTATTTGCGAGGTGGGGATCGTTATCACCGAGGGGAAACGCATCAAGGAACAGTATCAGCAACTCGTTTATCCTGAACGTCCGCTTTCGCCGGGCGCCGCCAGCACGAACGGCCTCTCCGATGAAGATTTGAAATCCGCGCCATCGTTCGAAGAGG
Proteins encoded in this window:
- a CDS encoding cytochrome P450; translation: MTTLDTLQANTQLPPPPLVPGLPLLGSALDFLNRPMEFFLDCYHKYGPIFRITAANQKYVVIAGLEANRFFSQDKDEIFSSEPLFGEFAQQMGSANFMVAIDGAPHRHMRKVMQRGYSKSGLAPHLNNMASLTYQAAHSWTPGKTIFARDAFQRLVTEQLGTALTRHSSSEHFEAIRIYLGTLLNVLAIKRQPRLMLSLPRYLNARKKVTEFARQVLEEHRQSPNPEAPDLVDDLLAAVDWKGNPLTEDDLLAATIGPFFAGMDTVANTMGFMVYAIIKHPEVYEAIQKEVDEHFADGIPPYQDLPKLQALYAATIETLRRYPVAPFTPRGVSQPFDFAGHHVEAGQEIIIVNGLTHYLPEFFPEPWKFDITRYIEPRREHKQGQGVFAPYTLGPHTCLGAGVAEVQLMVTVGALLRAVKLELETPDYEIKTKLMPIPGPDPKFKLRVVEHRKI
- a CDS encoding DsbA family oxidoreductase, which gives rise to MDFKLTIFSDYIUPWCYVGQGVVERLKEEYNVDVEWRPFYLRPDTPPEGLELPSYIQQARANGSEERLASIARAYGMGFRSTDRIYNTRLAHEATEYAREQGKANEFHKIVFRLVYVEGKDPNQWDVLRSAAQEAGLDGEAMQRDVESGKYTEPVKEQVQWAHQVGVSGVPTYVINDRYALVGAQPYEVFKNALAQIMNQK
- a CDS encoding NUDIX domain-containing protein, coding for MRAKFPVTVHLFFFREKQILLLRRFNTGYCDGEYSVPAGHLDGGETVSGAAAREAEEEIGVRIEAGDLRFSSVMHRIEGDERVDFFVQVQKWSGEPFNAEPDKCDELRWVDMNSLPENTIPYVRRAIENYLNGVTFNEFGWQ
- a CDS encoding Type 1 glutamine amidotransferase-like domain-containing protein encodes the protein MAMMGHLLLEGGAEFGRRMRDPDLRAIELAGGFDVPLRIIPTAAAPDHNYDNAGGIGTRWFRGLGVRDVASLKIIDKPSANNEEFASSLRSAKMIYMLGGFTHYLGQTLKDSITWKASLDAYKNGAVIAGSSAGAMVMCQFYYDPSSGTVVEGLNLIPNALVLPHHDTFGKRWAPKLMQEIPNVTLIGVDEQTGMLDDGPNNTWTVHGRGGVTLYRNGHTETHKAGKAFSI